In one Leishmania braziliensis MHOM/BR/75/M2904 complete genome, chromosome 32 genomic region, the following are encoded:
- a CDS encoding 3-hydroxyisobutyryl-coenzyme a hydrolase-like protein: protein MRSAVTCIKSPGAALCTDTATCRTITLSWPESLNAMSLPMVQDLHRLYITEPHPNKDAVYVVRGDGRRSFCAGGDLKALTGPDQGTHNPLFYRLEYEVDSHIATMRRTQVAMWAGHVLGSGVGVSVHSRYRVACETTRFAMPETQIGGANDVATSWVFSSLPVRGLGAYLAITGNALHGADVFHAGLATHYIPVEKFDAVEAALAALPSSEGVAACLRGFSADVAVPPFTLAESAPVLAKVFGAITASTRVRDIMDALRADGGAFAASALAVMERNSPLGMTLALENMKRQHTAGCTSVMDSFRGDYAAIQSSIFVAELAKGVEALFVTKEKRPQWKVGSVDEINVELVRKQFELTEGSLTL from the coding sequence ATGCGCAGTGCGGTCACTTGCATCAAGAGCCCGGGTGCGGCTCTCTGCACGGACACTGCCACCTGCCGCACCATCACGTTGAGCTGGCCCGAGTCGCTGAACGCCATGTCCCTGCCGATGGTGCAGGACCTGCATCGCCTGTACATCACGGAGCCGCATCCCAACAAGGATGCCGTGTACGTTGTGCGCGGTGAcgggcggcgcagcttctgTGCTGGCGGCGACCTGAAGGCCCTCACGGGGCCCGACCAAGGCACGCACAACCCGCTGTTCTACCGCCTGGAGTACGAGGTGGACTCGCACATTGCGACGATGCGGCGCACGCAGGTGGCGATGTGGGCGGGGCACGTGCTGGGgagcggcgtcggcgtgtCGGTGCACAGCCGCTACCGCGTTGCGTGCGAGACGACGCGGTTCGCGATGCCGGAGACGCAGATCGGCGGCGCGAACGACGTTGCGACGAGCTGGGTGTTCTCGTCGCTGCCTGTGCGCGGGCTTGGCGCGTACCTCGCGATCACGGGCAACGCGCTGCACGGCGCGGACGTGTTCCACGCGGGCCTGGCGACCCACTACATCCCTGTGGAGAAGTTCGACGCTGTGGAGGCTGCCctggctgcgctgccgtcgtcggAGGGCGTTGCGGCGTGCCTGCGCGGGTTCAGCGCGGACGTCGCTGTGCCGCCGTTCACGCTAGCGGAGAGCGCGCCTGTGCTGGCGAAGGTGTTCGGCGCGATCACCGCCTCGACGCGCGTGCGGGACATCATGGACGCGCTGCGCGCGGACGGCGGCGCGTTTGCTGCGAGCGCgctggcggtgatggagcgCAACTCGCCGCTGGGCATGACGCTTGCGCTGGAGAACAtgaagcggcagcacacgGCCGGGTGCACCAGCGTGATGGACAGCTTCCGTGGCGACTATGCGGCGATCCAGTCGTCCATCTTTGTGGCCGAGCTGGCGAAGGGCGTGGAGGCGCTGTTCGTCACGAAGGAGAAGCGTCCGCAGTGGAAGGTAGGGTCCGTGGACGAAATCAATGTGGAGCTTGTGCGGAAGCAGTTCGAGCTCACGGAGGGCAGTCTGACCTTATAG